The genomic DNA AGGCGGCCACCTTCCTAATGAGAAACttttaatgtaaatatgtaatgtaaataaaaaacaagcCGAGCGGTATTTAatcatggacacaaataaaaatacccACCCCAAATAATATAAAGTTGAGATCAACTGATTTAGCTACATTTCTTACCGTTCTGATTGATGGGGCTCATGGTAACGAGGAAATGCAAACTTCAAAAGAAATAGAACATTGTCCCAGATATAAAATACCGTTTCCTTGATCGCTCTGTagtagacaaaaatatcaactacttttaatacaaataataataaggtaataaaacaagTGATTTGCTGATTCACTTGttcaaaacaaacaacaaatgtCACAAATGAATTATATAAAAGAATTTGAGAAGTCCTACTTCACAGGTAGTAATATGTCATCGTCTGTGCCTTTTCTTTTCAAATCTTCAAGATGAAAACTAATTGAAAACAGAATTTCCCTAATAAGTTGTTCTAAATTGGTGTGGCTGCAAGATAAAGGGGGAAatctgttaaaaatattttctaaaaatacttaacaaaaatacataaaatcaaTGAATAGTTTGCATTATTAAATTTGAACATGTTGCGTTGGTCTTATACcttgaataaaataaatgatcacgGCTTTCTATAATAAGAATTGCATGGTTTATTCTGTTAAGAAGTCTGTTGAGCTTTGAAATCCCAAAACCACTTTCAGTCAGTTTTTCATAAACGGGGAGACCATAAACAGTAGCAATCTTGTCAAAGACCCTGATAAATATgcaaaacaacagaaaaagagATTAAATTTAGTGCTGAGCAAACAGGGCCGGATTAACCATACGGGCaactgggcaattgcccagggGCCCAAGACCTCTAAAGGGCCCACGGCAACAAGGGCACGAGCAAAatactgtatctgtatctggccgctttatattaaacaaactgtcaACACAGACTTTTGCGCAACACAGAGAGACGCTGCGCTGCCTATGACTTTGAACGTTAGTTGAGAGCGGTTGAGAGTCAGTctcatgcggactgaccaatgaaGAGAGGGCCTCAAGTTAAGGTCAAAGGTTCGCTGAGCGTTACGGACGCAAGGCGTTGCTACAAGTGAAAAAAATGAGACATGGAGAAACTAAGTGGAAGCGCGAAGCggaaattaaaaaaggaaaaggacatcagaaacgcagaaaatgtaaagtataaacagtggtgtagtctacgtgattAATCCCGATTAATCgcatgcatacaaaataaaagttatttttagcataatatacaagtgtgtgctgtgtgtaattattatgtatatataaatacacacacattcatgtatgtatttaagaaacatttacatgtgtgtttatatttatttatatttttatatataaatttaaaagatatatagaccgtttcagcagtaacaacataaacaagcggctgtcgcagTCCGCatgaacttccggtaaactccgctaagaataaataacaacaaagttctttaaacatagttttttttatataacaagcaaaaaaaaaaacacatagattacctaggaatttgttatttttgatgaggcatttgttcaagagatcagtttagcaactagtcagaccattaaaaaaacgaaaccggaagtaaggttcggatccagacgtgtatcacgtgcgtccattaaaccgtctatataaataaaacatttttgaaatgtatatatttatgtctgtgtgtttaaatatacataataattacacaaagcaCATACACTTTTATTAttcaaaaaattacttttattttgtatgcgattgatcacgattaatctttgcccagcatcTTTCACCATCATATTTTAAGATTTGAATAACTTTAAATAACATGATTCATATCTCAAACAGCATTGCAAGATGTTTGCATAAAAGAAGTCAATCATATTTATAAATCATAATTGAGATTTACCAGTTAGATTGATTGAATCTGTCGTAACCAAACAGTTCATTTCCATGTTTATAATATTTCAGGGCCACGGCTTCAAATAATTTACCAAATGTATTGTTAGCCCATCTGGAaaaaaatgaaccatggttaGCAGGTTTAGTGAATTACTGCacacaaaataccatatagatgaCATAGATTATATAACATAGATATAGTTCAGCATAGATTATGAAGAAGATTAACAACATCTTCCTTACGTTAAAATGTAATGGTTTGCTTGTGGTATAAGCACATGATAGTTTTCACTTGAATTTTCCAACTGTGTTAGCTCCACCCGTCGCCTGAAATGCAtaagaaaaattattttcttttatgcTCGCTTTACATTATATTTGTCTATACATTTctaatacatttgtatattttaagcATTAGGATTAGTCTTACTTCCTAGAGTCTAAGTATTTCTTATGGAATGACAAACTTTCTGTGTGTTCCAAAATCTGATCCCAGTAAAAAACAATCAACCCGGATGCAGTTCTGgaaaatgaacaaaaattaATTGTTTAGAGGTGAACAGATCAGATCAGGTCTgattacattaaataaacaaacgCCTTTACCTTAATGATacaagaaaatcatttttttctttttgtctttctAAGGTCGATATCTCAGCAGCCTTCTCTCCAACCTGattcataagcagctgcgctctGATTGGAGGGAACAATGTATAGATACGATTTAttaaatttatacatttttggtgAATACAGTACAAATACAGCATCACAGTAAGTGTGAATGAAAGCTTAGCACTGGACACTTTAGGGTTCAGTTTGATATAAAATGCATCAAGATTTGACTCCAGTGAAAAAAGCATGACATGAACTCAGTCTTACTCCTCATGAAGTTGGTTTAGATCAAATTTTCCAACTTCTAAAACAATATTCACTCCACCTTTGAGGGCATCCACAATCCCAGATTTCACAATCCtgttaaatgacaaaatgttaaaGGTTATATACACTTAACATCAAAGTTCTCCTATTGAAAAATGACcagatattaaaatatgtttttgcattAAAACAGTTAAGAAAAGAAACATTTCCTTTCCTCTTGGATATGTTTAAATACATAAAGTACACAGAAACCCAGAAAACATAGCAATGAAGGAATATAGAGGTCATACGTCTTGGCAAGAAGGTAACTCAAGAGATTCAAGGGTTTATCGTATATCGGTGGGGCTCCTTGAAGATACTCTGACTCCACTtctctgtaaaaaataaatcaaatgaagCATTTACGTTAAATATGTGGACAAACTGGGTCAATAACAATGAAAGCAGAGGTACATGACATAGACAATTGATTTGTAAAtctttattaacatttttatgaCAGCTTTATAAATGCAACGCTGGATTTTACACACAATCTTACCTCCAGATGCCAGCCATGGTCTCGGTTTTAAACGTTTCAtcataaatgtttatgtatcttttgaaaaaacacattcatggGTATTAGGTTAGTCATGGGACCAAGATACTTCAGTAAAGTATAGCTTTGATCATTTACTAAAgggttttaaagtgaaaatttgGAAATCTTATGGTCGAATAAGTTTCTCAGTGATCTCTCTGGTCATTGTTACGGATGTTCTACCCGCAGACAACGAAAGCTTTAAGTGTTGTAGActgtaaaagaaataaatacatCATGATTTTCTTTATTGAAGAATAacttaaattgtataaaaaACTTATACATGTACACAGTAGAGCATGCCCAAAAATGATGTAAACATTTGCATAATATTTTTGCTctttctttaatattttattaaagatgccTTCAAAATGTTAtatgcattttgtttgttttaagtatAAGCGCAGGATAATAACTACAGCATAAAAGAGGatcaacaaataataataaaatagataaaagaTAGAAacccctctttctctctgtcaaTATCATTGATTTGTTTTACAGTCTGTCTTAAGTCTTTCCAGTGCTCTTGGACCGCAATCCTGCAAAACAAAGAAAGGTGCTGAACAGAGCATTTAATGCAAGAATAATGTGCTGTAAGGTACGTTGTGCATTGTTGGCCTTACCTGGATTTTTTAAACTGATTTTCTCGTACTATTTTCTCTGTAACATTTTTGACTTTTTCCAGTATGTCTATAAACACGGCAATCCCAGAGTTGATGATTTGTCGTTCTAACTGTTTTTCTGATAAGTCAAAACTCTGCACACCTTAAagacaaaacaataaacaacTACAAATGATAACAAATGATTCAAATATTGTTGTTACTAAAGATGTTGGATGACCAATGCTACCACATGCTGTTTATCCAGATTTAAATTAAGGAGCCCGTGTGACCAAGTTTAAATATCAAGACACGTTTCAATTTTGgaggaaaaaacataaacattactTTACCATAACAGAGAAATGCTGTTAAACTTATGACAGCTAGAAGTTTGTTCATGTTGTCGTTTTGTACTAAGAAAGATATAAACAGGTTTATACACACTTAAACAGACCAataatgaatttaaataaaGGTTGTGTACTTCATCTTGAACATTTCTATACCAAACTAATAAAAAGTATCCTGTCCAACACTTACCTGCTGCTTATACTCAAACCTGTCTGGATGAGATGCACACTATCTCTCACAGTCTGACTCTTGTTTACATTGTTAAATACAAACTGATAACAGTGTTTGAGATCAGTAGTCCACAGAAGAGTGAACTTAAAATAATCTTTTTTCTTCCacagcaaataaaaaacagcagATTCAAGTTAAACAAAAGCGCTTCGATATATAGTGTAAACGCACTTCCGGCAACCCGAGTTTGAATCCCGGCTTGaagtcctttgccgatcccatacccctctctctaCCCTCTACTTTCCTGTCGTCTCTCAAACTACTGTCtatcaataaaggcaaaatagCCCCAAAAAAGTTAACTAATTTTTAAATTTGAATACCAGCATACAAAAAGCTCAGTTGACAGCGTATGATATTGCCAAATTAAAGGTTATGGGTTCGATCCTCAGGGTATACATGTAGATCAGCGGTCACCAACCTTTTTACACCCAAGATTTCCAACCTCAGCCTTGATGAAAGGCAAGATCTAACTATCAAACGGCCCAAATTGAACCTCCAACTTAAGATGTTTTATTTCGGCTAAttaaatttgaattaaataaaatgccTTGATCCAATTTTCAAATGCCAAAAGAACTCAGTCATGATATTTAAAGTTTCCCCTTTCTGTGTGGCAAAATAAGAGGAAAACATTCACCATTAACACAGTTCTTCTTAACAAAGTCAGTATGACATAGCAATGTGAAACTTTATCATAATAAAGACTTGGTATCTCATATTTATGAGATTTGGTAACTCCCAATTATAACTATGTCATCAAGGATATCCAAGGGGTTTTAATgctgtctgataaatgcatttaATATCACCAATCTACTATTTACTACACAACACAGTTTTATTTCAGCAAtatttaatgtatatgaacaCAATTTTAAGTACATTCAGCttaaaacattttctgtaatGATTTTCTTTTATGGAAGAGTAAAGcagtttttattagttttaattttACTACAGTCATTATACTAATATTCTATATTTGAGAAAACAACTCTCAATGATCGTATAATAAATGATGTTGATCAAAACAAATGACATCAGCAGATGGTCCTAGGTTTTGAGAAGTTCCATATTTATATCATGAATCAATTTTTTAAAGGCTCTGAggaaaaacaaaagcaaaatgtaatattttaaagttgtTTTGAATCTTTTAATTCACATGAAGAGTGAGATTTTCATCTGCTCTTTATTATCATgcaattcttaaaaaaatcaaaatgtaaaTCTTACAAAGCCGATGCATCTATCCTTTGACTGAACCCTTCAGTCAAATCACCAAAGTTCATCATTTCTAGTATCCCTCGAGTGGCATTGAGAAagttcctttaaaataaaatgaaaatgctttaaacacacacatagcCTATATATTAATGTGTTATTTACATATTATATTTAGTACCACATAAtcaataattgtttttttaaacttacatCGGTGCTTCTTCAAGTTCCTCTTCAGTAAATTCTCCACTTTTTATTAACTCATTAATAAAGATTCTCCTCATATGATTCCACTCTCTACAGAATGAATACAAATGAACAATGTGAAGACAATAGTGTAACATTtcaaatcatttaaaattgttaaaagatatttaaatatGCACATGTTAAGTGCTTAAGATTTTATTCTTGTatatagcattaaaaaaatgctgcgttaatttttttaactagTTTCGACCCATTGTTGgctcaaatataaacattgggTTAATTCAATCTACCAGCTGGGTTCTTtgatttttaacccaatgcagggttgaaaataacccagcacttTTAAGAAAGCATTGTATGACcttcatttaaaattgtaataaCGTGCAATGTacataatttatcataaatttatatgtaaataaaaaacaagtgtAGCTGTATTTTATCATAGATGCAAATAAAAATACCCACACTAAATAATATAAAGTTAAGATCAACTGATTTAGCTACATTTCTTACCTTTCTAATTCCTGGGGCTCATAGTTAATATCACGCCTGGGTAGAAAAAAGTCCCAGATTTCAAATACCATTTTCTTGATCACTCTGTAGTAGACAGAAATATAAACTAGCTTAAATACAAATGAtaataaggtaataaaacaagtgatttgctgattgaaaataaacatttcatgTGACAATAATTTGATATGTCCTACTTTATAGGCAGTAATATGTCATCGTCTGCGCCTTTTTCTTTCTCATGTACAATAAGAAGACTAATTATTGACAGAATGTTATGAATAACTTGTTCTGTAAAGGTCTGGCTGAAAGAGAAAGGGGGAAATcggtaaataaaaattaaacactCAAGTACACtttaacaaaaatacataaaatcaaTGAATAGTTTGCATTATTAAATTTGAAAATGTTGTGTTGGTCTTATACCTTGAATAAAGTTCATTGCCTTCCAGAATGATAATTACATGGTTTATTCTGTTAAGAAGTCTGTTGAACTCTGAAATCCCAAAACCACTTTCAGTCAGTTTTTCATAAATGGGGAGACCACAAACAGTAGCGATTTTGTCAAAGGCCCTGGTAAATATGCAAAACAAGAGAAAaggtaataaaatatatatctttCACCATcatattttaagatttaaataaCTCAGACTTTAAATAACATGACTCATATCTCTCAAACAGCATTGCAAGATGTTTGCATTATTAAAATCTGTAAAAGAAGTCAATCATATTTATAAATCATAATTGAGATTTACCAGTTAGATTGATTGAATCTGTCGTGACCAAACAGTTCATTTCCATGTTTATAATATTTCAGGGCCACGGCTTCAAATAATTTACCAAATGTATTGTCAGTCCATCTGGAAAAAATGAATCATGGTTAGCAGGTATAGTGGATTACTGCACACAATGTAAATACCATATAGGTGACATAGATTATATAACATAGATATAGTTCAGCATAGAGTATGAAGTAGATGAACAACATCTTCTTTACTCCAAAATGTCATGCTTTGTTTTTGGGCTTATAAGCACATGATACTTTTCACTTGAATTTTTCAACTGTGTTAGCTCCACCCATCGCCTGAAATGCataagaaaattatttttttatgctcACTGTacattatatttgtttatattattgcGTTAGGATTAGTCTTACTTCCTAGAGTCTAAGTATTTCTTATGGAATGACAAACTTTCTGTGTGTTCCAAAATCTGATCCCAGTAAAAGACAATCAATCCGGATGCAGTTCTGGAAAATGAACAGAAATGAATTGTTTAGAGGTGAACAGAtcagattaatttaaataaacaaatgcatttaccTTAATGATacaagaaaatcatttttttctttttgtctttctAAGGTCGATATCTCAGCAGCCTTCTCTCCAACCTGATTTATAAGCAGCTGCACTCTGATTGGAGGAAACAATGCATAGATACGATTTATTATATTTAGACATTTTTGGTGAATAGCATTGCAGTATGTGTGCATTTTAGCACTGGAGACTTTAAAGTATGGTGCAGTATGATATAAAATGCATCAAGATTTGACTATCCAGTTTGGTTGTCAATAAAAAGCATGCCATTAAATCAGTCTTACTCCTCATGAAGTTGGTTTAGATCGATTTTTCCAACTTCTAAAACAATATTCACTCCACCTTTGAGGGCATCCACCATCCCAGATTTTACAATCCTGTTAAATGCCAAAATATAGAAAGTTATACCTTTCAAATAAATATATGCTGCATAATCACACTGTcagtaggggtgtgacgagacacttaatctaCGAGACGAGACAAGAGATTGGGTTCATGAGAACGAGAGGGGacgagatttttttttttggaagaaatcctcaatgataaaataaacgaatgggaaactgaaatcacattacttttaaatgttttaactaatcaagactgtccctaacaattattttgctaattgataatgaagtattttgatatttttggtaataaaaatagacccgatttagcaataacctttaaaattacataataatgatGCAATAATCAtttgttcaaataaagtatcaaaacaAGTAAACACAGTAATAAGTAGACTTTGTAGTAAAAACCAgcattatgtattataacaaatgcatgCAGGGGGCGCTAACGGACCCGCTTTTGTTACTTTCACTTTAGAATCTAAACTTCAGCCGCTTACTTTTAACTAAACAACGTTAAAATCCattgaaatctttaatatttgtccaATTCGTTACAACAAAAATGATATAGCCACTTTTATTCTTGATCAAGAACATGCAAAGGTAAAATCATGTAAACTGATGGTTTAATCTGCttctgacactgatcaacagacaatCGCAACGCGTAGACGAACTTGGAAGCACAAGAAAAGCACATGCAGTAAAAGActgaatataatgcatgcacacacTGTACTGGAAAAGGTTTAACCAAAAACTTAACTTTATGCTGACAGTGACCGTttctcaaacagaaagctgcatcctccgaaggtcgcatatgcaggctgcatacgtcatcaagcctggtttatttcagttaactgagcattacattcgatgtcataagcatattacaacaatttacgattaacttaatacaatagtaaactttataattgttaatattctgttataagacagtctttatgaagtatgcagtctacaaatgcgacctATGCGTGACATAATTAATTTTGCGAAACATATTTAATCTCGCGAGATCTCGTCGCaggagatctcgtcacacccctaactGTCACCGCTAAATGATCACATTCATCATAATgaccaaatattaacatgtttttgcattaaaacagttaagaaaagaaacatttttctttCATCTTATTTCTGattatgtttaaatatacataaagtACCCAGAAAATATAGAAATGAAGGAATATAGAGCTCATACGTCTTTGCAAGAAGGTAACTCAAGAGATTCAAGGGTTTATCGTATATCGGTGGGGCTCCTTGAAGATACTCTGACTCCACTtctctgtaaaaaaataaatcagaaaaaacaTTTACGTAAAGAATGTGGACAAACTGGGTCAATAACAATGAAAGCAGAGGTACATGACATAGACAATTGATTTGTAAATCAAAGCAACGCTAGATCTTACACTGTATAAACACAATCTTACCTCCAGATTCCAGCCATGGTCTCGGTTTTAAACGTTTCAtcataaatgtttatgtatcttttgaaaaaacacattcatgagTATTATGTTAGGCATTGGTCCAAGATATCTGCAAGTAAAGTCTTATAATTTACTAAATTTACTAAAGAAGTTTTTAAGTGAAATGTGGAAATCTTACGGGCGAATAAGTTTCTCAGTGATCTCTCTGGTCATTGTTGCGGATGTTCTACCCGCAGACAACGAAAGCTTTAAGTGTTGTAGactgtaaaatgaaaaatacatgattttctttattgacgaataacttaaattgtataaaaaaaactttcttgcTACTACACCAGCTAGTCATATACATTAGTGCATGCCCAAAAATGATGTAAACATTTGCATAATATTTTTGCTctttctttaatattttattaaagatgccTTCAAAATGTTAtatgcattttgtttgttttaagtatAAGCTCAGCTTTGAGAAGAATTAAAGGAGGCTTGGTCAAAAAAAACTTGTgcaaagtttataaagttaGCCCAGGATAATGACTAAAGAGgatcaaaaaatattaaagataaaACACAGAAACCCCTCTTTCTCTTTGTCAATATCATTGATTTGTTTTACAGTCTGTCTTAAGTCTTTCCAGTGCTCTTGGACCGCAATCCTGCAACACATAGAAAGGTGCTGAACAGAGCATTTAATGCAAGAATAATGTGCTGTAAGGTAAGTTATGCATTGTTGGCCTTACCTGGATTTTTTAAACTGATTTTCTCTTACTATTTGCTCTGTAACATTTTTGACTTTTTCCAGTATGTCTATAAACACGGCAATCCCAGAGTTGATGATTTGTCGTTTTAACTCTCTTTCTGATAAATCAGAACTCTGCACACCTTAAAGACAAACAGATAACAAATGATTCAAATATTGTTGTTGCTAACCAATGCATTCACATgcatgctgtctatccagattTAAATGAAGGAGCCCGTGTGAACAACTTTAAATGTCAAGACACGTTCAATTTTGGAGGAAAAACTCAAAGTAAGTTTACCATAACAGAGAAATGCTGTTAAACTTATGACAGCTAGAAGTTTGttcatgttgttgttttgtaCTAAGAAAGATATAAACAGGTTTATAAACACTTAAACAGACCAataatgaatttaaataaaGGTTTTGTACTTCATCTTGAACATTTCTATACCAAACTAATAAAAAGTATCCTGCCCAACACTTACCTGCTGCTTATACTCAAATCTGTGTGGATGAGATGTACACTATCTCTCACAGTTGTAATGTAACTCTTGTTTACATTGTTAAATACAAACTGATAACAGTGTTTGAGATCAGTAGTCCACAGAAGAGTGAACCTAAATAATCTTTTATAGTGCCAAAACTTTCACAGTAGATTcaagttaaacaaaaataaagttgcttCCCATATGGCGAGAAAATAAATAtatctggccaaaaatatattttaaatatatgctaaaaacattttgtagaaagtaatgctcaatttaatatatttttaatttggaaatatatttagttttaaccttaaTATATCAACTATTTCAAAATGTTAttcaagggcaagcaaatacatttccCATATTATTGGCAAAAATGTATTCTTTGGCAAAAAagatttaaatatatgctaaatgcaagttcaaagtatatttttgaagttgaaaatatatttaattttaacctttttaaaatAGTTGTTTACCGTTCGTATATTTTTATTCCTCCAATGCAGCGTGAATATATGTCTTTGGATTGAAATATATGGAGggctaaatgtttttttaatgcttaaaaatgtataaaaaaatgtatatatttcaaaataaataaaaaatgaccaaaaaatatgtgggtgaaaaatatatttcaacaattatattttttggccattttatattttgaaatatatttaaaaatatttttttgccgaATGGGTTGTGTAAAATTGATCAAATGTGTATGAATCGTTTATGGATGATtgcctttaattttttatttgaataccAAAGCTCACTTGGTGTATGACACTACCCGATCAAAGGTGATAAGTTACCTCAGGGTATACACGTACATGTAGGCTACTGAAAAAAATGTACATATCGAATGCATTTGGGATAAAggtttttgaatgtaaatacTCGTTTTTTATGTTGCAATTGGTGAAAATAGAACAAATTATAACGGAAATGGATTTTGACATTAGCCAGCTATATCTATAACAATTTTGGATAAAGCACGATTTC from Misgurnus anguillicaudatus chromosome 20, ASM2758022v2, whole genome shotgun sequence includes the following:
- the LOC129454994 gene encoding uncharacterized protein isoform X15: MNKLLAVISLTAFLCYGVQSSDLSERELKRQIINSGIAVFIDILEKVKNVTEQIVRENQFKKSRIAVQEHWKDLRQTVKQINDIDKEKEGLQHLKLSLSAGRTSATMTREITEKLIRPYINIYDETFKTETMAGIWREVESEYLQGAPPIYDKPLNLLSYLLAKTIVKSGMVDALKGGVNIVLEVGKIDLNQLHEEVQLLINQVGEKAAEISTLERQKEKNDFLVSLRTASGLIVFYWDQILEHTESLSFHKKYLDSRKRWVELTQLKNSSEKYHVLISPKTKHDILEWTDNTFGKLFEAVALKYYKHGNELFGHDRFNQSNWVFDKIATVYGLPVYEKLTESGFGISKLNRLLNRINHAILIIESRDHLFYSSHTNLEQLIREILFSISFHLEDLKRKGTDDDILLPVKAIKETVFYIWDNVLFLLKFAFPRYHEPHQSERKVAASR
- the LOC129454994 gene encoding uncharacterized protein isoform X4, which gives rise to MNKLLAVISLTAFLCYGVQSSDLSERELKRQIINSGIAVFIDILEKVKNVTEQIVRENQFKKSRIAVQEHWKDLRQTVKQINDIDKEKEGLQHLKLSLSAGRTSATMTREITEKLIRPYINIYDETFKTETMAGIWREVESEYLQGAPPIYDKPLNLLSYLLAKTIVKSGMVDALKGGVNIVLEVGKIDLNQLHEEAQLLMNQVGEKAAEISTLERQKEKNDFLVSLRTASGLIVFYWDQILEHTESLSFHKKYLDSRKRRVELTQLENSSENYHVLIPQANHYILTWANNTFGKLFEAVALKYYKHGNELFGYDRFNQSNWVFDKIATVYGLPVYEKLTESGFGISKLNRLLNRINHAILIIESRDHLFYSSHTNLEQLIREILFSISFHLEDLKRKGTDDDILLPVKAIKETVFYIWDNVLFLLKFAFPRYHEPHQSEREWNHMRRIFINELIKSGEFTEEELEEAPMNFLNATRGILEKMMNFGDLAEGFSERIDASALAFKEMIHYINMELHKT
- the LOC129454994 gene encoding uncharacterized protein isoform X6, with the protein product MNKLLAVISLTAFLCYGVQSSDLSERELKRQIINSGIAVFIDILEKVKNVTEQIVRENQFKKSRIAVQEHWKDLRQTVKQINDIDKEKEGLQHLKLSLSAGRTSVTMTREITEKLIRPYINIYDETFKTETMAGIWREVESEYLQGAPPIYDKPLNLLSYLLAKTIVKSGIVDALKGGVNIVLEVGKFDLNQLHEEAQLLMNQVGEKAAEISTLERQKEKNDFLVSLRTASGLIVFYWDQILEHTESLSFHKKYLDSRKRRVELTQLENSSENYHVLIPQANHYILTWANNTFGKLFEAVALKYYKHGNELFGYDRFNQSNWVFDKIATVYGLPVYEKLTESGFGISKLNRLLNRINHAILIIESRDHLFYSSHTNLEQLIREILFSISFHLEDLKRKGTDDDILLPVKAIKETVFYIWDNVLFLLKFAFPRYHEPHQSEREWNHMRRIFINELIKSGEFTEEELEEAPMNFLNATRGILEKMMNFGDLAEGFSERIDASALAFKEMIHYINMELHKT
- the LOC129454994 gene encoding uncharacterized protein isoform X3, with translation MNKLLAVISLTAFLCYGVQSSDLSERELKRQIINSGIAVFIDILEKVKNVTEQIVRENQFKKSRIAVQEHWKDLRQTVKQINDIDKEKEGLQHLKLSLSAGRTSATMTREITEKLIRPYINIYDETFKTETMAGIWREVESEYLQGAPPIYDKPLNLLSYLLAKTIVKSGMVDALKGGVNIVLEVGKIDLNQLHEEVQLLINQVGEKAAEISTLERQKEKNDFLVSLRTASGLIVFYWDQILEHTESLSFHKKYLDSRKRWVELTQLKNSSEKYHVLISPKTKHDILEWANNTFGKLFEAVALKYYKHGNELFGYDRFNQSNWVFDKIATVYGLPVYEKLTESGFGISKLNRLLNRINHAILIIESRDHLFYSSHTNLEQLIREILFSISFHLEDLKRKGTDDDILLPVKAIKETVFYIWDNVLFLLKFAFPRYHEPHQSEREWNHMRRIFINELIKSGEFTEEELEEAPMNFLNATRGILEKMMNFGDLAEGFSERIDASALAFKEMIHYINMELHKT
- the LOC129454994 gene encoding uncharacterized protein isoform X1; translation: MNKLLAVISLTAFLCYGVQSSDLSERELKRQIINSGIAVFIDILEKVKNVTEQIVRENQFKKSRIAVQEHWKDLRQTVKQINDIDKEKEGLQHLKLSLSAGRTSATMTREITEKLIRPYINIYDETFKTETMAGIWREVESEYLQGAPPIYDKPLNLLSYLLAKTIVKSGMVDALKGGVNIVLEVGKIDLNQLHEEVQLLINQVGEKAAEISTLERQKEKNDFLVSLRTASGLIVFYWDQILEHTESLSFHKKYLDSRKRWVELTQLKNSSEKYHVLISPKTKHDILEWTDNTFGKLFEAVALKYYKHGNELFGHDRFNQSNWVFDKIATVYGLPVYEKLTESGFGISKLNRLLNRINHAILIIESRDHLFYSSHTNLEQLIREILFSISFHLEDLKRKGTDDDILLPVKAIKETVFYIWDNVLFLLKFAFPRYHEPHQSEREWNHMRRIFINELIKSGEFTEEELEEAPMNFLNATRGILEKMMNFGDLAEGFSERIDASALAFKEMIHYINMELHKT
- the LOC129454994 gene encoding uncharacterized protein isoform X5, which gives rise to MNKLLAVISLTAFLCYGVQSSDLSERELKRQIINSGIAVFIDILEKVKNVTEQIVRENQFKKSRIAVQEHWKDLRQTVKQINDIDKEKEGLQHLKLSLSAGRTSATMTREITEKLIRPYINIYDETFKTETMAGIWREVESEYLQGAPPIYDKPLNLLSYLLAKTIVKSGIVDALKGGVNIVLEVGKFDLNQLHEEAQLLMNQVGEKAAEISTLERQKEKNDFLVSLRTASGLIVFYWDQILEHTESLSFHKKYLDSRKRRVELTQLENSSENYHVLIPQANHYILTWANNTFGKLFEAVALKYYKHGNELFGYDRFNQSNWVFDKIATVYGLPVYEKLTESGFGISKLNRLLNRINHAILIIESRDHLFYSSHTNLEQLIREILFSISFHLEDLKRKGTDDDILLPVKAIKETVFYIWDNVLFLLKFAFPRYHEPHQSEREWNHMRRIFINELIKSGEFTEEELEEAPMNFLNATRGILEKMMNFGDLAEGFSERIDASALAFKEMIHYINMELHKT